In Patescibacteria group bacterium, one DNA window encodes the following:
- the rplI gene encoding 50S ribosomal protein L9, producing the protein MKVIFIKDLDSKNKKNDIKDVSSGYAINFLFPKKFAIPVTREKLEEVKSKNIKNQKEKDKEKEIIEKLSKKIQSLNIIIEEKANDEGHLFGSVDSNEISKILKEKHKLDIDKNKIDLPHHIKNIGEHKIPIKLSNNETPFLKVTIKNKSS; encoded by the coding sequence ATGAAAGTAATATTTATAAAAGACCTAGATTCAAAAAATAAAAAAAATGACATAAAAGATGTATCAAGCGGTTATGCTATAAACTTTTTATTTCCTAAAAAATTTGCTATACCAGTTACACGAGAAAAATTAGAAGAAGTAAAATCAAAAAATATAAAAAATCAAAAAGAAAAAGATAAAGAAAAAGAAATTATAGAAAAACTCTCAAAAAAAATTCAATCTCTAAATATAATAATTGAAGAAAAGGCAAATGATGAAGGACACTTGTTTGGTAGTGTAGATAGCAATGAAATAAGTAAAATACTAAAAGAAAAACATAAGTTAGATATAGATAAAAATAAAATAGATTTACCTCACCATATAAAAAATATTGGTGAACACAAAATACCAATCAAATTATCAAATAATGAAACACCTTTTTTAAAAGTAACAATAAAAAATAAATCGAGCTGA
- a CDS encoding CTP synthase, giving the protein MENTKKITNKTKSINAKYIFVSGGVLSGLGKGVTAASIGLLLKSRGYSVGVLKCENYINLDSGTINPIEHGDPFLCEDGLEADMDLGTYERFLNEEMGQKNFTTMGQIYNTVIQRERSFGYNGEDVEAIPHVSNEIIGRIKEVAKGKEIVVIELGGTAGEYQNMLYYEACRIMKTENPRDVINIHVTYVPIPNHLGEPKTMPTQMSVRTLMSMGILPDFLVLRGNMTIDKRRRYLLGLKCGIAGDNVIMAPDLDNIYELPLLFEKQKFDFKILKKLNLNLKTLNISKWKQLNKLIRIDHKKEIIIYVIGKYISTGDFELLDSYASLIEAIHHASWHNSLNVKIKFINSEEIEKHGIKLIKNDASGIIVPIGWGSRGTEGKIKTIQYARENKIPYLGLCFGMQLACIEYAKNVINMSDASSSEINPKSKNHIIHDIPMEEKYQTIKGKGTSMRLGGFDCIIKKNTLAYQCYIKHNEGKKMKDNNLKISERHRHRYEFNNKYREILEKAGMIFSGTSPDNFFVEIIELPKKKHPFFIATQGHPEYKSRPLSPHPLFMEFMKASSEYKNK; this is encoded by the coding sequence ATGGAAAATACAAAAAAGATAACAAACAAAACAAAATCAATTAATGCAAAATATATATTTGTATCCGGTGGTGTACTTTCAGGTCTTGGAAAAGGAGTAACTGCAGCATCAATAGGTTTACTTTTGAAAAGTAGAGGATATTCTGTAGGTGTTTTGAAATGTGAAAATTATATAAATTTGGATTCTGGAACAATAAATCCAATAGAGCATGGAGATCCATTTTTGTGTGAAGATGGACTTGAGGCAGATATGGACCTTGGAACTTATGAAAGATTTCTAAATGAAGAAATGGGTCAAAAAAACTTTACAACAATGGGTCAAATTTATAATACTGTAATTCAACGTGAAAGATCATTTGGCTACAATGGTGAAGATGTAGAGGCAATTCCACATGTATCAAATGAAATAATAGGACGCATAAAAGAAGTTGCAAAGGGAAAAGAAATTGTAGTAATAGAACTTGGTGGAACTGCTGGAGAATATCAAAATATGTTGTATTATGAGGCTTGTAGAATAATGAAAACAGAAAATCCAAGAGATGTAATAAATATTCATGTCACCTATGTTCCTATTCCAAATCATCTTGGCGAACCAAAAACAATGCCTACTCAAATGTCCGTAAGAACTCTCATGTCTATGGGAATACTTCCTGATTTTCTTGTACTTCGTGGAAATATGACAATAGATAAAAGAAGAAGATATCTATTAGGATTAAAATGCGGAATAGCTGGTGATAATGTTATTATGGCACCTGATTTGGATAATATTTATGAGCTCCCACTTTTATTTGAAAAACAAAAATTTGACTTCAAAATACTCAAAAAATTAAATTTAAATCTAAAAACCTTGAATATAAGTAAATGGAAACAATTAAATAAATTAATAAGGATAGATCACAAAAAAGAAATAATTATATATGTAATAGGAAAATATATTTCAACAGGAGATTTTGAACTACTTGATTCATACGCATCTCTTATAGAGGCAATTCATCATGCATCATGGCACAACAGCTTGAATGTAAAGATAAAATTTATAAATAGTGAAGAAATAGAAAAACATGGAATAAAACTTATAAAAAATGATGCCTCAGGAATAATAGTGCCAATAGGTTGGGGATCACGAGGCACAGAAGGAAAAATAAAAACCATACAATATGCAAGAGAAAACAAAATACCATATTTAGGACTTTGTTTTGGAATGCAATTAGCTTGTATAGAATATGCAAAAAATGTAATAAATATGAGTGATGCCTCATCAAGTGAAATAAATCCAAAATCAAAAAATCATATTATTCATGACATTCCAATGGAAGAAAAATATCAAACTATAAAAGGTAAAGGAACATCTATGAGACTTGGTGGATTTGATTGTATAATAAAAAAAAATACTCTTGCCTATCAATGCTACATAAAACACAATGAGGGTAAAAAGATGAAAGATAATAATTTGAAAATATCTGAAAGACACAGACATAGATATGAATTCAATAATAAGTATAGGGAAATATTAGAAAAAGCTGGAATGATATTCTCAGGCACTTCTCCAGATAATTTCTTTGTAGAAATAATAGAGCTTCCAAAGAAAAAACATCCATTCTTTATAGCTACTCAAGGACATCCAGAATATAAATCAAGACCACTTTCTCCACATCCTTTATTTATGGAATTTATGAAAGCTTCTTCTGAATACAAAAACAAATAA
- a CDS encoding class IV adenylate cyclase — protein MKHTNIEIKAKCINQDKIRDILKSYDAKFIGTDHQIDTYFKVSKGRLKLREGNIENHLIFYEREDKSGPKQSNVTFCEFQKDSGLKKVLEKSLGVLVVVDKQREIYFIDNVKFHLDTVSGLGTFVEIEAIDGDDGIVGENLLEQCNKYLEILGIKESDLLDSSYSDQILEKLNNFLN, from the coding sequence ATGAAACATACAAATATAGAAATCAAAGCAAAGTGTATAAATCAAGATAAAATAAGAGATATTCTTAAATCATATGATGCAAAATTTATTGGTACAGATCACCAAATAGATACATATTTCAAAGTTTCAAAAGGCAGATTGAAGCTTAGAGAAGGAAATATTGAAAATCATTTGATATTTTATGAACGTGAAGATAAAAGTGGTCCAAAACAATCAAATGTAACTTTTTGTGAATTTCAAAAAGATTCAGGACTTAAAAAAGTATTAGAGAAATCATTAGGAGTATTGGTAGTAGTCGATAAACAAAGAGAAATATATTTTATAGATAATGTGAAATTTCATTTGGATACTGTGAGTGGACTTGGAACTTTTGTAGAGATAGAGGCAATTGATGGTGATGATGGTATTGTTGGAGAAAATTTACTTGAGCAATGTAATAAATATTTAGAAATATTAGGAATAAAAGAATCAGATCTTCTTGATAGTTCTTATAGTGATCAGATTTTGGAAAAATTAAATAATTTTTTAAATTAG
- a CDS encoding MliC family protein: MRKNISNRLNKKLLRIIVIVLVLVFVALGIYIFTKSNQNSVISPSHIKIIKEVNYYCQEGLLKADYNITENTTNTVDLTLKDGNIITLFQTISASGVRYELGSIVFFSKGDNAYLTENNIKTYTNCVSGNIKFDKISTSTSIFIDNSEIFSFSFPSEFVLSGGEIGYSQNWAQQSTNLGLVLAQIVIPREFIQSTNFSEAKFTVGVSADTDAVKNCLIYNLGNSTSTTKATINNHEFTKISFADAGAGNFYETTTYRTIYNDECYAIEYTIHSTNIGNYSPDQGIIEFDKVKITEIFEKIVMSFNFL; encoded by the coding sequence ATGAGAAAAAATATATCTAATAGGTTAAATAAAAAATTATTACGTATAATTGTAATTGTATTAGTTTTGGTATTTGTTGCTTTGGGAATTTATATTTTTACAAAATCAAATCAAAATTCTGTAATAAGTCCTTCTCATATAAAAATAATTAAAGAAGTGAATTATTACTGTCAAGAAGGACTTTTAAAAGCAGATTATAATATAACTGAAAACACTACAAATACAGTAGATTTAACTTTAAAAGATGGAAATATAATTACATTATTTCAAACAATTTCTGCATCTGGTGTTCGTTATGAACTCGGATCAATAGTATTTTTCAGTAAAGGTGATAATGCATATCTTACAGAAAATAATATTAAAACTTATACAAATTGTGTATCTGGAAATATTAAATTTGATAAAATTTCAACCAGTACAAGTATATTTATTGATAATTCTGAAATATTTTCATTTTCATTTCCCAGTGAATTTGTATTGTCAGGTGGAGAAATTGGATATAGTCAAAATTGGGCACAGCAATCTACAAATTTGGGACTTGTACTTGCGCAAATTGTCATTCCTAGAGAATTTATACAAAGTACAAATTTTTCTGAAGCAAAATTTACAGTTGGCGTAAGTGCTGACACTGATGCAGTTAAAAATTGTTTAATATATAATTTGGGAAATTCTACAAGTACAACAAAAGCTACAATAAATAATCATGAATTTACAAAAATCAGTTTCGCTGACGCAGGAGCTGGAAATTTTTATGAGACTACAACTTATAGAACAATTTATAATGATGAGTGCTATGCAATTGAATACACAATTCACTCAACAAATATAGGAAATTATTCTCCTGATCAAGGAATTATAGAATTTGATAAAGTAAAAATTACAGAAATTTTTGAAAAAATTGTAATGAGTTTTAACTTTTTGTAA